A portion of the Macrobrachium nipponense isolate FS-2020 chromosome 12, ASM1510439v2, whole genome shotgun sequence genome contains these proteins:
- the LOC135224590 gene encoding uncharacterized protein LOC135224590 translates to MTETESGSLPVVGNLLGGTSLISNNTIAKIITTLATLLNIEDASEWTREGSEIFSRLITVGVEPLSQDITSNWLSLLFSTGWWSVGIFSVPVLVTGIIWYFILTWFLKKNVMGFLLGRSLSSPSIALKKEEEGNQAHLARLTRSVSDAIDHPR, encoded by the exons ATGACCGAGACAGAGAGTGGAAGCTTACCAGTTGTTGGGAACCTCTTGGGCGGCACAAGCCTCATCAGCAACAACACCATCGCCAAGATCATCACGACTTTGGCGACTCTTCTGAACATCGAAGATG CCTCAGAATGGACCCGGGAAGGCAGCGAAATCTTCTCTCGACTGATCACCGTCGGCGTTGAGCCCTTATCGCAAGACATCACGTCCAACTGGCTGAGCCTTCTGTTCAGCACGGGCTGGTGGAGCGTCGGCATCTTCAGCGTACCTGTCCTGGTGACCGGCATCATCTGGTACTTCATCCTGACGTGGTTTCTCAAGAAAAACGTCATGGGATTTCTCCTTGGCAGATCGCTCAG CTCGCCTTCCATAGCactaaagaaagaagaagagggaaaccaGGCTCATCTGGCTCGCCTTACCAGGAGCGTCTCAGACGCCATCGATCATCCGAGGTAA